tgaaatatcagCATGTCACTATCCGCTATTAGGTCTACATGAAAAGACTGGCTTATAATACCACAAGGCATCTTGTTCACAGATAGGCCTTTATGAATACCCAACTACTGTAGTCTGGCCTTGATATCAATACTCAGTTGATACACCACTGATACACAAAGTAATTTACATGTAAGTTCAAGCACAATACCAAAACCCATTGCTGGTTTTGAAGACCTTGGCCTATATGTTCTGCCTTTTTTTACGTCAAGCTCAATCACTCCTCCAGATGCAGAGCAAAAAAGGAATGACTACATCCATGGATTTTAGCATTTGCTCACATTCATATTATCTACACAGCCTATATTTCTGCAGTTATGagtgcatgtgtgtgtggttATACTCATAAGGATAATGTACCATTTATTTACAGCATAAACATTGTGTTGTCTGCATATCCTTTCCTGGTATTACATGTAGCTGTCATTGCAGCATATCCGATCTTGCTTCCGGAACCCATGCCAAGATGAAACTAAAGTAATAGATATATTTAGTTGCTTCCCGAACAGAAATAGGAAAACATCTACAAGAAATGCCTGAATTTCAAGCCTTGAAATGTTATGTGCATAGTTATCCATTAAGTTCTgtcattttgtcttttttcataGTTTGCCTAATTGAAACACGACTTAtaaagaaagatgaaaataacaaatcaagGCAATTGAAATCAAACACAATACACAGGATAACAAAAGAGATTACATTTTAAGGCCTATATCTTTGTCATACAATCCATGGGTCAATCAGAATCCTTTCATTTTATCACGATTATCCTCCTTTCTTCACTGATCCAAAACTGGAAGAAAATTCACCTTAAATGGGGCCTTTTGGAATGCACACTGATCAAACAACTGATGGAATTCCACAAAGTGAGTAAATCTCATCTTATATATTGGTTATGGACTGTTTAAGAGCCATTCAGGGTCGTTAGTGCAGAAAAGGTTATACAAGATCCACACCTCCACGTCACAAAAGGATTTGCTGGAACTTCTGTGGCATTTAAAAACCAAAACAACCAAGCTTTCCTCTGAAAACCAATAtgtaaactaaaaaaatatgtatgattgcaaacaaaaatatttggcATAAATATATTGGTGAATATTCAATCAGTCAGTGatctgtttcataaaaaaaaaatcagagctGGGATCCAAGCAAAGCAGTAAGGATGCAAGGAAGCGTCAACTTGTTTAGTTTTTACTCTTTGCATCTACTGTATTAAAGATACCCCCCCCCagaaatgtttatcatttttcttttttttaactgtgataAAAAAACTTCTTAATGCGTTCTTTTGACATACTAAAATGATTTAGGCCTATAAATTCATGGCCTAAAGTGATTAAAAATATGTAGCACAACTCAGAAACTTCCTCTCACCTTTGTTACTTCCGGAGCGGTCACTTTCCAGTTGTTGTCTTTGAGAGTCTCGATGTCAATGAACTTGGAGTTGATGTCATCTACCTGTATCATCACCATGTCCCAGAAGCCTGCCAGGTCAGATGCCAATGTGCTCTTCCCAGCCTCCTCAGATGGTGTCTgttaataacaaataataaagaaaaataaatgtaaatactGCAATTGtctataaaatataaatactcAATCTCTTCACTGAATGTATTCAAGTTATATCAACATACTAGGTACTAGGTTACTGGAACTCTATATTTACAAACATGGATTCGCATTACTAGGATTATCTTTTATAAAAGTACAAGCATACAAACTGGACATTTAACATTATACCTTGTACTTGAActcaaattaaatcaatatctaGAGAACTATTATGCAATCATAAAGGGAAAATGGTGATAGTGTGTACACTGTAGTTCTTAACATAGATCTACAAAATACACtatttttaaaagtaaatttttctttttaattatcataacatTTTGTAAATCTTGTTTGATGTTACAAATATTCCACTCAAAGCCTTTACACAATTTTATGTTCCAAGTATGAAAGTATTTCCATATAAAGAAAGTATCGAAGCTTGATGTATTACTGGGTTGCCAAATCAATGCTGATAAAAAAGTGATATCATTTGAAATGCAAACTGATACTGCAAACTATTTTGTTGCTTGCGATAATGTTTCCTTTCTAAGGAACCTCTTCCTGGATACACACAATCAGAATTCCGGATCGAAAAGAGATTCATGATAAACGGATGCAGCTTtctcatgataaaaataataccTTGGTAGATCAGACCAATCCATCAGAGACTGTTATGACTGAGGATAATGCAGCTATATCAGTGATTTTATACATATCAGAGCTCATAAACAAATACTGTACTTGAATAGGTTTTAATATAGCtttcagaaattaaaaaaaatgaataatatccATCAATAACACTCCAtgattagaaagaaaaaaaagctatTCTAAACAGAAAAAAGCTAggagttaataataatattgtatcagaatatttatcttttgaataaaaaaactaTATAGCTCTATATGTACCCAACTGAAAGTCGTAGGAAAGCTACTAACATCACATatgatacataaataaataaataagtagaCGTACAATTTTTGATAATCTTTCATACTGTTATATATTTCTCTCAAGCTTCTCTAAATCTAAacataaaaaaagtttaatatcaATCTATTATCTTACAATGTTCTGTTCACAAAGCCCTCTGAATTGCTTGAACTTCTTGCTGGTTAAGAGATTGGCTTTCCCAAGGAATGCTCGACATATTCCACCCgctgtaataaaaaataaaatagaagaaaaaatattctaGATATCATCATTTATATCAGATATTCACAATTAAATCATTACTATGGTGTATCATTCATGTGCTACCCAGTAGAATGTATTAAAGAGAGTAACTACACAGCTTGAAGGCATAAGATTCTGTGGAGTACGGACTCTTCATGTTATAACAAATGTCGGTGTATGATGATAGATTCtgtttaaaaatgtaatattcttGTTATTGCCAATTTCGCCATATTGCTGATGGCCATGTAAAAGCCAGCGCTTGTAGTCATGAGTGAATACATGTACTGGTGACTATTGAAACAATATGTTTGAAACAACCAACATCTTACGAATTGACTATTAAAGTACAACACCTACACCCCTTTGAAAATAAaggtaaagaaatatatatatatatgtgtgtgtgtgtatatttatatatatttttttacaaatatgtaggggaaggcggggtaagttgtgacactttttgcattttgcatgttagaattgatatgactagtaatattgtagaaataagtaccttgcgtttaaatttgattcttgggaaatatttttcacctatatataactttctacccccacactgaaagtcgttgtgacctttgaaaaaaatgatgtcaaatggctcaacttgccccatctgtggggtaggTTGTGCCACcgtctggggtaagttgagccacaaaatctatgtacaaaatgtatgtggGAGAACCaggatgtcaatttttcattttaagtcttttcacttgctaattctctataaatactaacatcttctaaaagtaaaagaactgtcatgtgaatttgcccctttctgcctgcatatcaatggctttttatgttttttaaattttgtattatatattaccataagaattaccatggctcaacttgccccatgttggttgGCTTAAATTAGCCCCGTCCAAactttttgcgatattttcacatccacacatttcttatgcatccatcatgtaaaagactatgacaagagtgagaatccatacctggactaacaatattaaTCTTATTTCTATAATacatttaaagacgtgtgtgggtaaaaagcacttatctatttcacaccctttttcacttttttggctgaaatttatatttttccctctaaaaagtactttttgtttcaaagtttaaaacaatgtggtggggttaagggttatgcaatgggtcatcaataaataacaccaccacaatgtctgactcattcattattagcctgggggtggtggctcaacttgcccctatgctcaacttaccctgcCTTCCCCTACACTTTATCATAAAAACAATGCAATTTTTTATACCATCCTTTATGTACGGTATATAATGTTTAGGCTACTTGAGTTGTTGAAGGGATCATAATCCATGcatattaatcatcatcataccatGCTTGACATTGTATGTAAAGCACAAGATCAAGGATGGTGGTATAAGTGGTTAATTTAATCAGCACAGCAGGCTGTCTATAATGTGCATTGCTTATGGTTTTCACTTTTCAACCTAAATAGTAGTAGGCTTACATGGAAGTGTACATTAAGTCAGTCCATACCACAGTATACTAGTTTCATATACctggagggtgtttcataaagctgtttgtaagttaagagcgactttaagaacgactggtgatcctttcttgtggccTGGTATACACGAAAATGTTCATcagcgatggtttagcgcataagaaaggtttgCCAGTCATTCTTAatgtcgctcttaacttacgaagagctttatgaaatggcacCCTGGACTAAGGTTATTCAGTGTGTGAATGTTATCTGATATTCAATATAGGAGATAAGTACAATattgaaatacataaatttcaaagCCTAGAATTTCAGAATGATTGCTGTCATAGCCTAAACAGTCTCTTcattataaatacaaaagatgTATTAAAATACATCTTCGTTTGCTACAAGATGTACTCTAGTGACAGGAATAGAGTACTTAGTTTTCTAAAGATAGAAAAAAACTTTCAGGAATTTAGACGCAAATGGTACCTCTGATTATGTCTTTGTTATAAAGATGATTTAGTTCTGGTTGTCAATTAGAATACAGAAAGAAAATGTATCCACATGATAGAGAAAGACTGTTTATATAATACACAGGACTGGCGGATGCTAGAATTGAAAAAGGTGATGTACTGTGAATGTGAGGGCATTTGAAGAGCAATCCTTTCattggaacattttttttcatgatgttcTTCCTAAATATCATGTGGAATGAATACGATAGTCCGCAATGATCATTTCCATCTCACCCACAACTTGGTTTATGTCAAATCACATGATAAACTTTGTAAAATGACACTGAACTATATCAGAGTTAGCATGTAGATGCCTGATGTATACCTTTAAACATTGTGAATCAGCAGTTCCACGTGGCACAATACCAGACATACCACGTGCGGTACATATAtgtgtacagtatgtacatCAGCAAAAAGGAAAACATTTAAACTTGGTTTTCTACCAAGACTAAGAAAGCAGTCATGTTATGATCCTCAAACTTATACCATTAACCTTTAAATTCTcaccaattattattttcatctgaaactTCCATATATTAGGAGCTGTCAACTGTGAAGTAACTCTAAATTTGACAGACACAATGACTATGTACATATGTttgatacataaaaaataacttgTGAATCTGAAAAGATATCTATTGATAACTTATTTAAACTCACAAATTTTAAAGAGTGTAATACAGGATAAAAGATGAGTATTGAAGCAATACATACCTTCATCAGACATGTCACTTTCCAGATCATGTTCCACCTTTCGACAGAGTGATTCTATCCTAGACTGTTCTTCATTGACAACCTTCAAGAAATAATGTCCATCTTTTTCACCCACATCCTCTCCATTGCAGATTCCTGCCTTTTCTTGCTCTTTTGCTTTGTCCACTACAGtgtctttctttttctcaacCTCAAGAAATGTGTTATCCACTTTTTTCAGATTATGGAGAGTCTCACTGTTGAGTTTGTTAATTTCCTTGGGATCCGCGAGTCCTAGGATTTCACTATACTCTCCTTGGGTATCGCTTGTTTGAGGTTTGAGTCTGAGACACTCTGGTTTTATTCCCAAGGTTTCCTCATCAATAAACAAGTGACTCTTTCCATTGTCTATTTCGTCTGTACCATTAACATCCAGTGCATCCAAATCAGTCACAAGCATTCCTATGTTATTTTCTTTCGCTCTTGATACCCTGTGGCTAAGATCTGCGTTTTGATAAACAGGTTTGACTGGTAGACTGTTTGGAGCATTAGGTTTACTGCTTGGTGCAGGAGCAATCTCCTGCAAGACGGATGGTTTATCAGGTGGGTTATCCACAATGGAAGTTCTCTTTTGATCAGAGCTAGCTACATTATCACCCTGAGCATATGCTTTGCTTCCAACTTGTCCATTCATTTCAGCCTTGGTGGAGGTGTGGAAGTCACAGTCATTGCTAGAAGACTTCGTTTTAGGCACTTGTTGGCTAGCATCTGACTTGTTTTGGATTGATGTTGGGGAAGTTGGTTTATTCACTTGGTTCCCATCTATGGTTGACTTTACTTTCTGTATATTTGCTCCTTTACCAAAAAGCATGTTCTTACGCTGAGTAACTGAGCCTGATTTTTGCATGATCTTTGGAGCATGGTTTGGATCTAAGCTTCTTCTATTTACATTCTTTTCAGCCAAATTACTCAGTGGTGCTCTTTTGGTCACTGTTGTCACTCGTTCTTCCCAAGCCTGCCTCTGTCGCTGCACGAAGCCACCAAAGCTCTGTCGATTTTTAGATCGCTCTACACTTTTGCTGCGAACCTGAGAGATTTTTCCAGACTTTGGAGATGGACTAAGATCTCTTTTGGGGGGCATCATCTCATTGGAACGTACCCTGCGTATCGGTCCCACGCTTCTTGCCCGACCTCTTCGGATGGGCTCCACCACAGAAGTGCCATTGGAAGATCCATTGAGTTGTGTTTCACTATGAGCCTCCATTCCTGTCCCAGCTTTACCTGAAGCAGACTTGGTCCTTTGGATCTTGTCTGCACTACTGATGGTATGGCACTGATAGCGGGGTAAGCTCCCTGGGATGCCTCCAAACCTCAATCTATCCCTAGAGTCTATACTACTTGCACTATTGCTTCGCGAACTCTTAAAGTGCACTGACTTGGAAGGTGATTGTGAAGGTGAGCTCTCTTCAGAGCTTGAAGCTATGGAGTTGGCAGCCTCTCTTTCTGCCTGCTTTCTTCTAACTGTTGGTGTGGACACCTTCTTCTCTAAGGTAATCTCAAGACAGTATCTACTTTTACCACTTGAGGGTCTTGCCTCTCCATTTATATCACTAGTCTTTCTAACTTGGCTACCACCATTTACCCTGTTTTCTCCTTCCCGCTTTTCGCTACTTGCTGCACTAGTTTGAGTTTTGCTGTTCAATGTTGTTGCAGTAGGTGAAGTTCCATTACTTTTGCCATTATGTTTTGGAGGTGGTACTTTATTTAGTGGTGGTTTTGCAGGAATTGCTGGTTTGTCCTTTTGAGACACCCGTCTCGTAATCTCACTACTTCCATGTCCACCTTTAGAAACACTAGATATTGACTGGCTGTAAGGAGACGTAGTAGCCCTCCCAGAGGCTGTGCCATTGATAGAATTCCCATTTGTAGAAGATTCCATATTTCTTCTTCTAGACTCAGTCGCTGATTTAACACGCCTGGGTGGTTGAGCCATTCTACTTGTCCGGTAACACCACTTTCTCtgtattttgctgattattgCTGTTCTACAGTTCTGTCATCAATCAGCATTGTGTTTGTATCATCCAAGCAAAAGTCATCTCCATAGTTTGATATTCTGTATGCAGACAAAAAGAGACATAAAATGATTATTCAACAAAGcagtactttaaaaaaaaaaggtaaaagatttctagaaatgaatgaaaaatcaatgAACGTAGAAACCAAATACAAGAGGtctaataatttgaaaaataccaCGGACATGTAGGACTATCAAACATACCAGCACAAAATGAGAATGTTCCTCCTTTACTTCttccatgaaaataatgaatccctgaCATCACTGGATAAATTATCAAAATCCTCAGACATAGATACAGTAGAACACTTGAGCTTTTGgtgtatgtattatatatatactgtGCATGTTTGCATGGGTTCCATCTACCTTGTACCCAATTCCCACACAGTACACTACAACAGGAAGGAACTTTAAACAAAACCACAAGTAATCAATAATGTCAACAGCTGAGAGAGTTTCAAATACATACACTATTCAGTAGGGAAAGCCAAAAGCATAAGTGCAATACATGTCATTCGTGAACTTTCCTCCCTAGATACAAGATTGATATAAAAGACATCCAGCATTATCAACAGGCTGCTGAAGAGGTACTACAGATGAGCTACCTGAAGCCGAGCAAAGAACAAAATCATAGCCAGAATGACAGCAAGATGTCAAGATGATGTGAGCCGTCTTCGCAATTCAATTCGCAGCTCTGCTCAACTGTTACCAGCGTTAAAGAAGCGTTGTAGCTCCAAGTCTGGCTTACAGTATGAGCACTCATGCAGAAACTCAAACTGTGGGTCAAAGAATGTTTATTGATTTCAGCAGCCTTTTAAATGGTGACAACCACTGAAAGGGCTGCAAGCAACAGGGCTGTCAACAGATCGTACACATGACCCAGTCACAAGATCCTAAGAAAGAGAAGGGTAGTCTGCAGGTCAGGTAGATCTTGATCATGGGGGACCTGGGCAGTTTTGTTACATGAAGCTAGTTATTGATCATTGGGGCTGGGaactacaattgattgcatggATTACTGTGTATAAAATATcacaatcaattgctaagctcCATAACTGGACCCAggattatgataaaatacaactTCCCAAAAACCTGTTTCTCATGCAGCTCTAAACAACAGAATATGTTCACCAACACTGTGGTTCAGATACAATGAATTGATTTGACATTATTAGCAAAATGGAGAATAGAAcccattttttcattaatttacatATAATGCCATTTTTGTGGCTATGAATACATGGAATTATTCAAATGCAGTAatttattgaatatttgtaGAGATGCAATATATaaactatttttctttattctgtGCACACTTCTAAACGCTCTGTTACATGTATCTCTAACAAATGCAAGCAGTATCGTTTACAGTTACGTACCATCAGCATGTCTTCTATGAAGACAGAGATCTTTCAGTTTCCCCAGGGAAGCCCTTTCCTCTTTCCGTCAACTGATGACCTCTCATGAATCTCTAATTAAGAAAGTGTCTCCTACATGTACACTTCACTCTGCTTTCACAAAGTAATTTGTTAAAATGCCTTGCCTACCCACCACATCTTGTACTGGGACAGATTATTGGATGAGCTGACATTTGACTCAACTCAAGATCTCCAAAGTCATTTTGTATAGTTTAGGATCGTATTGCAAAATTTCACGGGACATTTAGGGTTGAGGGCTTATAGACAGCTGGGCTGGGGTTATGCCTTCTTTATTTTATCCCTACAAGGTTCAAATTAAATATCTCAAGATCTGATAAGGTTGGACaagatacatgtaggctatATGTAAAGCCTACCTGGTCAAAGCAATTTCTGATAGAAAACCaatgaataaattttctaccccaatacccccccccccaaaaaaaaaatagttgacCTTCCACACACATGTTTTGTCTGTGTTATATGAGGGAAAGTCTACTACTTCTTATCATGGAAGTATGAAATGTAgctgaaaaaagtaaaatattaatagccatgtacactgtaggcctacatgtatgtagcccTACATGACAAGCCAGACTGTGGGAACTacccatttttattcaaaccaacaaGAGCTTTACAGGTCAGCTAGCAGTATATTTtcctttcttatttattttatattttatatttatagtgAAAGAAACTTCACTGTTCCTAGGGGAGATTTTGATTGCCAGCTCTGACTGTGATCATAGCAAGGCACCCCTCTGACCCGTCTTTCTTTTGGGACTGAAGCACTTGTTCAAATTGGCAATCACACAATAGCAGCTGAGCCCCTATCTAAACAGTAGCTGTTGAATGCTGGACAATGGATGTCCAGTTTTAAGAAAAGACCAGGCATAAGGACTTGATGTATGGGTATGAAAAAATTACATTCCTATTGAtagcattaaagggatggtccaggctggagatatttccatctcaataaatagagtaaaattcacagagcaaaatgctgaaaatttgatcaaaattgaataacaaattactttattgaattttaaagatttgcattattacggtgacacagttctaggcatgtctttatgaatattcattaggtgggctgatgatgtcatatccccacttgttctttagtattttattatatgaaattaggtttattcaaaaaaattctaccaagaactaagacaactgattaagtgcataaGTTATCTATTGCCACAACTTACTTCATCATaacggagacacatcatttacacataaaaaaaaaatgaaacatttattgtttcatgtaataacataagaaaaaagtggggatgtgacatcatcagcccacctaatgaatattcatgacaatgtgcatataactgttttcacaaaatatttataaactttaaattcaataactttaataGTTATttattatctgattttgatgaaattttcagcattttgctctgtgaattttactctatttatttagatctaaatattttcagcccagaccatccctttaatgttaAACAAATACAGTTCATTGTGTACAAATCTGAACACATCTAATGTCAATGATGCAATGTTTGATACTATCCCAgtgggggccagtcaaatatattgctgtacacatgcgtgacccaaAGGACATGTTTAATGGagtgtttttcagttttggacgcgggctgTGCATGTACATACTTGTTCAGGACCCGTATAAAAAACACAGACTTTAAAAAACAAgaggaacgcctctggcagtctgcATTTCTAACtgttacgcaattcgatatagcagcagtgctgcctttgaaaacagctaatgaacaattattcacagaagaaaacactatttatgataataaaacattatgtccattgacccaaaatgacctttgaccatgattaTGTGACCTAGACATGtgtaaaacaatcattcatacttgattacccttactgtcatgtttcatgagctagatccataaactttcaaagttttttccaaagctttttttcttGAGGGGTAATATTCTGGAGACAAcctgtttaggggccaaaatgtgtaaatgaagcccgcTAATAACTcatttagggggttattttgcacacatagagaaaaacttgtttagggggtatttggaaataatttggtcacacatgtgtacagcaatacatttgacaccccccccccccccccccccggatactATGCAGGTTGAATGTAAATTCAGGGAGTAAACTCCCTGAATAAATTTGAAGTTAGTACTGGTATGTCATactaattgaaaataaaatttaaaaactatttaatgcgacaatattttcatgaaattgccATCAAGTGACAAATGAACATTAGAACAAGCCCACTGGTACATGatcgaaaaaaaatgaaattaaaaatttgaacaaataCAGCTGATAGGtgaccaacaaaaaaatgaaaatatgatatgtatgaaaaaatataaaaataaagccTGGAATCCTTGTAATTTGCTAACGATCAtaacataaaatcaatataattcaatttgtaaattgaattataatttttttatcgtTTTAATTCTagctttttcttcatttatctatctattatttcattttcattcattgttctttttaattattactTTTTAGAGGGGTATTTTCTTTGGGTCACATAAATACTGGATAGTATTCCAGATCAAACCAGGCGCGTAGCAAGGAGGGGCagtcgccccccaaaaaaacgtccccaaaaagaaaaaaaaaagaagggaaaaaagagaggagaaaaggacaagcgaagggaggaaagggaagaaaggtagctttgtgggtttttctttttaatctttattttttaaagttgttaaagttcaaatgtatacattagggcatggaattagacaTGTTTTATAGCTAGatgggcatggaattagagtaaggttagtcCGAAGTATataaagttatctttttttttcaaattgatcgcgcaacttctggtcgggtcgactacaggcgggtaaaatctttatatcaatatctgccgtcacctccatataggcaacttctcccaattttcagctcattactaaaccgggtactaaacaaccataatttgggggcaaacggGTTACccaatttaaaaagaggaaggtatacaatTCGTGtcatattaaattttaaaaaagtacaatattttttttatcatattctattaaacttcatttccctgcacattcatctcctgtcctgttttgcacCCTCAGTTTGAacttttgaatgacacttaagtttctttatcattcaaaatgaagcgctacAGGATAATAGTCAAATAAaaaatccttttttatataattcaaataaatcacagaaatttCGACTTTTTGCACACtgttttccttgtaatgaagttcaatcaTCTTAGaaaattgaattagagccgatggggtattagagatattatttgcatttattattttaatttcctccattttatcccttttttgtgcgttcacaatcacttttgaaaacaagtttcaaaatcacaatatagtcaactgaattggagctgatataggtactagagacaagagagatggctccttttcattttaatttatgaaacaccaaaagctcctgcacccaccccctagggagcgcgcttcgcgtgctCTGTAAGTATTGGCACGctttgcgtgcatttaccgccccctccaaaatgaaatcctggctacgcggttggatCAAACTAGTGATTTCTCTCTCCCACAATTTTAAAGTCCATAGTGGAGGCACTTTAACATATTCCACAATGCAAAATATTCacatatatactgtacattacatgtatggagaATATGTCTCAaagcaaatttatttttattaaagcaaCCAGCTTTTAGAAAGCAAAACCACTGTCAGTTTGTGCATTGGCATAAATCAATATATGCAGTCCAAAACacaatatttatgtttaaacattattatcattatcaattgtgaattctacaaaattaatggtatacatttgtacatgtatcctTATAAATTATTTCTCTTGATTACTTCTACATGCCAATATAGttgttatataataataaaaaaaaatgattatccTTTGAGAATGACTCACTAAGTGTTCTTTGAAATTTGTACCTCAATGATATTCAAAGTTCACTGTTACAAATGCTGCATATGGTCCATTGCAAATGTAATAATGGATGATATATTGGCAGGTTATCACATAGTGCTTGCATTGATTAGTTGATAACCCCACTGATCCTCTGCTAACaatacatttcaataaaattgACTTCTGTCTCGTAAAAATGTGCTGTTCATTAACTTTTCACAAATGTTCATTATTCACGCACGGTTCACCCTCCCAATTGGCCCAATGTAAAGTTGTCCTCTGAATGACATGTGTATGAGGTTTAATTCTGCAGAGCAATctgatttttgaaaaaattaaaggCTGTTTAAATTACAATAAACACTATGCAAATCCAAATACACAAATGCTCTACAAATAacacaaaatacaaatttgcaGGCATGTAGGGCCTACTACATGTATGCAGCAAAGGAATGGCCGACTTTCTTTCTAGTAATCaggtactacatgtatgtctatctgaCACAAATAAACTTGTTGGCTGTCtgtcaaataattaaaattctgaaAGTTCAGACAAAGCTATATACATTTGAAGCTCACTCCTGGTAGAGATTCTCGCCAAAACAGC
This genomic interval from Lytechinus pictus isolate F3 Inbred chromosome 3, Lp3.0, whole genome shotgun sequence contains the following:
- the LOC129257608 gene encoding serine/arginine repetitive matrix protein 1-like — translated: MAQPPRRVKSATESRRRNMESSTNGNSINGTASGRATTSPYSQSISSVSKGGHGSSEITRRVSQKDKPAIPAKPPLNKVPPPKHNGKSNGTSPTATTLNSKTQTSAASSEKREGENRVNGGSQVRKTSDINGEARPSSGKSRYCLEITLEKKVSTPTVRRKQAEREAANSIASSSEESSPSQSPSKSVHFKSSRSNSASSIDSRDRLRFGGIPGSLPRYQCHTISSADKIQRTKSASGKAGTGMEAHSETQLNGSSNGTSVVEPIRRGRARSVGPIRRVRSNEMMPPKRDLSPSPKSGKISQVRSKSVERSKNRQSFGGFVQRQRQAWEERVTTVTKRAPLSNLAEKNVNRRSLDPNHAPKIMQKSGSVTQRKNMLFGKGANIQKVKSTIDGNQVNKPTSPTSIQNKSDASQQVPKTKSSSNDCDFHTSTKAEMNGQVGSKAYAQGDNVASSDQKRTSIVDNPPDKPSVLQEIAPAPSSKPNAPNSLPVKPVYQNADLSHRVSRAKENNIGMLVTDLDALDVNGTDEIDNGKSHLFIDEETLGIKPECLRLKPQTSDTQGEYSEILGLADPKEINKLNSETLHNLKKVDNTFLEVEKKKDTVVDKAKEQEKAGICNGEDVGEKDGHYFLKVVNEEQSRIESLCRKVEHDLESDMSDEAGGICRAFLGKANLLTSKKFKQFRGLCEQNITPSEEAGKSTLASDLAGFWDMVMIQVDDINSKFIDIETLKDNNWKVTAPEVTKVRGSF